Proteins from one Burkholderia oklahomensis C6786 genomic window:
- a CDS encoding rolling circle replication-associated protein — protein MQALNHSRLDGASAVQCSDYSPFSDEYIVRTQRFEDGQQEVVAFSVAVQRHFHELRLRPRGLRGKRVALEGETQDDVAAKSDKSLRTSIERSKRMIRKRCKAIRADRMLTLSTRANETRIEVWAKWWDEFRRRLNKLQDFHYVAVLERQQRGAWHIHVAVSGRQNWKLLRSIWLSVISKAGTDGAVNDSTRGFGKNGFFRRIGGKGRAMRHRIATYIAKYVGKDADASTFNKKRYWTSKGIVVPETMTYAHLDSEAGAMDAVVAAHRCVLENGATCDGAQFYWNQGVGVFWMATGNVNS, from the coding sequence ATGCAGGCGCTGAATCACTCACGCCTTGACGGCGCGTCGGCGGTCCAGTGCTCGGACTATTCGCCGTTCAGCGATGAGTACATCGTGCGCACACAACGTTTCGAAGACGGGCAGCAGGAAGTCGTAGCGTTCAGCGTGGCCGTGCAGCGCCACTTTCACGAGCTGCGCTTGCGGCCGCGTGGCCTTCGTGGAAAGCGTGTGGCTCTGGAGGGCGAGACGCAGGACGACGTAGCCGCGAAGTCGGACAAGTCACTTCGCACGTCGATCGAGCGATCGAAGCGGATGATTCGTAAGCGTTGCAAGGCAATTCGCGCCGATCGCATGCTGACGCTCTCGACGCGTGCGAATGAGACGCGGATCGAGGTATGGGCGAAGTGGTGGGATGAGTTCCGGCGACGGTTGAACAAGTTGCAAGACTTCCATTACGTGGCCGTGCTCGAACGTCAGCAACGCGGCGCGTGGCATATCCACGTGGCCGTGAGCGGTCGGCAGAACTGGAAACTGTTGCGCTCGATCTGGCTCTCGGTGATCAGCAAGGCGGGTACTGACGGCGCGGTGAATGACAGCACACGTGGCTTCGGCAAGAACGGCTTTTTTCGGCGGATCGGTGGCAAGGGCCGGGCGATGCGGCATCGGATCGCGACGTACATCGCGAAGTATGTCGGCAAGGATGCGGACGCGTCGACGTTCAACAAAAAGCGCTATTGGACGAGCAAGGGCATTGTGGTTCCAGAAACGATGACCTATGCGCATTTGGACTCAGAGGCGGGTGCGATGGATGCAGTTGTGGCCGCGCATCGGTGCGTACTCGAGAATGGTGCGACGTGCGACGGGGCACAGTTCTATTGGAATCAGGGAGTGGGGGTGTTCTGGATGGCGACAGGGAACGTTAACAGCTGA
- a CDS encoding DUF2523 family protein encodes MSWASLLVSLVGPIVTRVLVALGIGLVTITGIDLAFDQVVQWMTASVGGLSADIGNVLALGGVGDGIAYVLGGLSARVSFYMLTSTTKMVFSK; translated from the coding sequence ATGAGTTGGGCGAGCTTGCTGGTGTCGCTGGTCGGGCCGATCGTTACGCGTGTGCTGGTTGCGCTCGGTATCGGCCTTGTGACGATCACGGGAATCGATCTCGCGTTCGATCAGGTCGTGCAGTGGATGACGGCGAGCGTCGGCGGGTTGAGTGCCGATATCGGGAACGTGCTGGCGCTCGGTGGCGTGGGCGATGGCATCGCTTATGTGCTCGGTGGGCTCTCGGCGCGCGTGTCGTTCTACATGCTCACGTCTACAACCAAAATGGTGTTCAGCAAATGA
- a CDS encoding LysR family transcriptional regulator, producing MPNASSSQILIVCAICCPARERTRAIANSCRSFYERAALGSGDICSSYLRHFVANFMNRIKVTHLQAMVAFVHAVGAGSFTAAACRVGLSKSAVGKNVARLEQRLGVRLLERTTRALTLTTEGRLYYESCLRILDQLVHVEAVLAQRRHEVAGPLRVSLSTSFGRHWVLPVLIDLAGRHPLLQLDVSFTDRFVDLIDEGVDVVVRLGELRDCANTACRPLGIQRSVLCASPAYLAARGRPETIDELTGHDCIVFARDGRAIPWVLSDVRNRAVTANIRAKHTIGQGDALRDAVLSGNGLAYLPTWLVADDLRTGRLDTVLPDFTGGSMPIHALWPVARGPSPKVRAVVEELTDYFTPIPPWDRLGQAETADVELPG from the coding sequence ATGCCGAATGCGTCGAGTTCCCAGATCCTCATCGTCTGCGCCATCTGTTGCCCCGCCCGAGAACGAACCCGCGCCATCGCGAATTCCTGTCGTTCATTTTACGAGCGCGCCGCGCTCGGCAGTGGCGATATCTGCTCCTCATATCTGCGCCATTTCGTCGCCAATTTCATGAACCGAATCAAAGTGACTCATTTGCAAGCCATGGTTGCGTTCGTGCACGCGGTCGGGGCAGGCAGCTTCACCGCAGCCGCATGTCGAGTGGGTCTGTCCAAGTCCGCCGTCGGAAAGAACGTCGCACGGCTGGAGCAGCGGCTCGGCGTGCGGCTGCTGGAGCGCACGACACGCGCGCTGACGCTCACGACGGAGGGACGCCTGTATTACGAAAGCTGTCTGCGCATCCTCGATCAGCTCGTCCACGTCGAAGCGGTGCTCGCGCAACGGCGTCACGAAGTTGCGGGACCGCTGCGCGTGAGCTTGTCGACTTCGTTCGGCAGGCACTGGGTGTTGCCGGTCCTGATCGATTTGGCCGGACGGCATCCGTTGCTGCAACTCGACGTGTCGTTCACGGATCGGTTCGTCGACCTGATCGACGAAGGCGTCGACGTGGTCGTGCGGCTCGGCGAGCTTCGCGACTGCGCGAACACGGCTTGTCGCCCGCTCGGGATTCAGCGTTCGGTGTTGTGCGCGTCGCCGGCGTATCTCGCGGCGCGAGGACGTCCTGAGACGATCGACGAATTGACCGGTCACGATTGCATCGTGTTCGCTCGCGACGGACGGGCGATACCTTGGGTATTGTCGGACGTACGGAATCGGGCGGTGACGGCAAACATCCGGGCGAAGCATACGATCGGCCAGGGCGATGCGCTGCGCGACGCAGTGTTGTCGGGCAACGGGCTCGCGTACCTGCCGACGTGGCTCGTTGCCGACGATCTGCGTACGGGCAGGCTCGACACCGTGCTGCCCGATTTTACCGGCGGCAGCATGCCCATTCACGCGCTGTGGCCGGTCGCGCGCGGACCTTCGCCGAAGGTGCGGGCGGTTGTCGAAGAACTGACCGATTATTTCACGCCGATTCCGCCGTGGGACCGGCTCGGGCAAGCCGAGACGGCCGACGTCGAGCTGCCGGGCTGA
- a CDS encoding DUF3562 domain-containing protein — protein sequence MVQNRVDEIVQAIASETHTPAEAVSRLYEETLAEYSEGARIRDYLAVLVAKRVRETLLRKRAH from the coding sequence ATGGTCCAGAATCGCGTCGACGAGATCGTCCAGGCGATCGCGTCCGAAACCCACACGCCCGCCGAGGCGGTATCCCGGCTATACGAAGAAACGCTGGCCGAATACAGCGAAGGTGCGCGGATACGCGATTATCTGGCCGTTCTCGTCGCGAAGCGCGTGAGGGAGACGCTGCTGCGCAAGCGGGCGCATTGA
- a CDS encoding helix-turn-helix domain-containing protein: MKSIQYLDKLRETQALKTDTALAEFLGLKQNTISQYRHGKAFMSNDVCLKVAAGLGMDNPLLIIMAADMDRAEKAGQQSLWEIFLPKMAGLSAALAIGVFTNFVTPSPAQAAPHQENGVTAIDIM, encoded by the coding sequence GTGAAATCGATTCAGTACCTCGACAAGCTGCGTGAAACCCAAGCCCTAAAAACTGACACTGCCCTTGCGGAATTTTTGGGACTGAAGCAGAACACGATTAGCCAATACAGACACGGCAAAGCGTTCATGAGCAACGACGTTTGTCTAAAGGTGGCTGCCGGCTTGGGAATGGACAATCCATTGCTCATCATTATGGCCGCCGACATGGACCGCGCCGAAAAGGCGGGGCAGCAATCGCTGTGGGAAATTTTTTTGCCGAAGATGGCGGGGCTTAGTGCCGCACTTGCGATAGGTGTCTTCACAAATTTTGTGACGCCCTCGCCCGCTCAAGCCGCGCCTCATCAAGAAAATGGGGTCACAGCGATTGATATTATGTAA
- a CDS encoding virulence factor TspB C-terminal domain-related protein: MRLAHLLIVALLIASFATASAGAPPSPAPAPAPARVHFDPHGNVVVEPGTIAKPAGPLDRVVEATDATSPLDRVTVATESRSSMQLAGVIAATEAKRGHSALDAVAEATIAHINTITSVGGTIAGGLAVATCSVGSGFLGVAACSAIGAVVGTSVQIALDGLIRWVFPSKPSLTIEEVAKATDTANAPCPTDGFVQFFYACTGNSAGAICWPDPKQYGARRGNVTNFFVLDVRKMPTDVIAYGNRLTAFLSDMYPKCGREPNYREQGRSLPVTDALKLMPDSDRSKPINPAIVAALANALWQQASTQPGYQGVPYDPTYPITADDVTDWNRRNPQWVPSVDEFASVSPGGGSTRLPMPNGNPGTGTSPGTGTNPGTGTEPGTGTNPGTGANPGTGTHPGTGTNPGTGTNPGTGTNPGTGTNPGTGTNPGNGTNPGNGTNPGNGTNPGDGGGKPLPPPDVCALHPDASGCAPLGSANDVPVNRDSKSVSLSPVSVGLRNGVCPPPRHVTVLGADLSFSYEPICEFAIKLRPLILLGCALLAGLIFIMGFMA; encoded by the coding sequence ATGAGGCTTGCTCACCTTCTCATTGTGGCGTTGCTGATTGCGTCGTTTGCGACAGCATCAGCGGGTGCGCCGCCGAGCCCCGCACCGGCACCTGCGCCTGCACGAGTGCATTTCGATCCGCATGGAAATGTGGTGGTGGAGCCGGGAACGATTGCTAAACCTGCGGGACCGCTCGATCGTGTGGTTGAGGCGACCGACGCTACGTCGCCGCTCGATCGCGTAACCGTCGCTACCGAATCGCGTTCTTCGATGCAGCTGGCGGGCGTGATTGCCGCGACCGAAGCGAAGCGGGGGCATAGCGCGTTGGACGCGGTGGCTGAGGCGACGATTGCACATATCAACACGATTACCAGTGTGGGTGGCACGATCGCGGGCGGGCTCGCGGTAGCTACTTGTTCGGTGGGAAGCGGTTTTCTCGGTGTGGCCGCGTGCTCTGCGATTGGTGCTGTAGTTGGCACGTCAGTACAGATTGCGCTCGATGGCTTGATTCGCTGGGTCTTTCCAAGCAAACCGTCGCTTACGATTGAGGAGGTGGCTAAGGCGACGGATACGGCTAACGCGCCTTGCCCGACGGATGGCTTTGTCCAGTTTTTTTACGCTTGTACGGGTAACTCGGCCGGCGCAATTTGCTGGCCCGATCCCAAGCAATACGGGGCTCGTCGCGGCAATGTCACCAATTTCTTTGTGCTCGACGTGAGGAAGATGCCGACGGATGTCATTGCGTATGGAAATCGACTCACTGCTTTCCTCAGCGATATGTATCCGAAGTGCGGGCGCGAGCCAAACTATCGTGAGCAGGGGCGCTCACTACCAGTAACGGACGCTTTGAAGTTAATGCCGGATTCGGATCGTTCCAAGCCGATCAATCCGGCGATTGTGGCTGCGCTCGCTAATGCATTGTGGCAGCAGGCGAGCACTCAGCCCGGTTATCAAGGCGTGCCATACGATCCGACCTATCCGATCACGGCGGACGACGTGACCGACTGGAATCGGCGCAATCCCCAGTGGGTGCCGAGTGTGGACGAGTTCGCATCAGTGAGTCCGGGCGGCGGGTCGACAAGACTTCCGATGCCGAACGGCAATCCCGGAACGGGCACAAGCCCCGGCACCGGCACGAACCCCGGCACTGGTACGGAGCCCGGCACCGGCACGAATCCCGGCACTGGCGCGAACCCCGGCACCGGCACGCATCCCGGCACCGGTACGAATCCCGGCACCGGTACGAATCCCGGCACCGGCACGAATCCCGGCACCGGTACGAATCCCGGCACCGGCACGAATCCCGGCAACGGTACGAATCCCGGCAACGGTACGAATCCCGGCAACGGTACGAATCCGGGAGATGGTGGCGGCAAACCGTTGCCACCGCCTGACGTGTGCGCCTTGCATCCCGACGCGTCCGGATGCGCGCCCCTCGGCAGTGCGAACGATGTGCCAGTGAACCGCGATTCGAAGAGCGTTTCGCTGTCGCCCGTCTCGGTCGGTTTGCGGAATGGCGTGTGTCCGCCGCCGCGTCACGTCACGGTCCTCGGTGCCGATCTCTCGTTTAGTTACGAGCCGATCTGTGAATTCGCGATCAAGCTGCGCCCGTTGATCTTGTTGGGGTGCGCGCTGCTCGCCGGTCTGATTTTCATCATGGGGTTCATGGCATGA
- a CDS encoding type II secretion system protein GspD has translation MMRLRALVGGMVLYAGVAAGAMPPLPTLPADPSLTTVAAPATSAAPIITPLKHVRGTAFDLRFVTVAQVVDLIYQDAMRTPYVLGPDVLNDMRLVSFRLDDQTRDVRAVMVDFLDSLGFRVTSKNGVDYVARKAPDSRARADQEVFVYRPRYRSAESLRSLVEPVIGSRSMMPMSVIAATPPAVTSPVQVPGAPISTASDIAAAPVAVGVQARGNELVIVGSHDEVAMLRKLVPELDTAPGEVVVRGWVYEVANTGSANSAWSIAVRLLSGQLRLSSGDTASDTSAMRFTGPGVDAAISALNADSRFKVVSSPHVRIVSGERVRLNVGQQVPTQSSVSYQGSNGTPVQSITYQDAGLIFDVEPTVMRDVIELKVREEISDFVATKTGVDTSPTKNTRQLQTVTRLKDGELVVLGGLIQDRDATARSGYSWLPSFFDGRSSSKQRTEVLLVLQVQRI, from the coding sequence ATGATGCGATTGAGGGCGCTTGTTGGAGGCATGGTGCTGTACGCGGGTGTCGCTGCTGGCGCGATGCCTCCGTTACCGACGCTGCCGGCCGATCCGAGTTTGACGACCGTGGCGGCGCCGGCGACGTCGGCCGCTCCGATCATCACGCCGTTGAAGCATGTGCGCGGCACGGCGTTTGATTTGCGATTCGTGACGGTCGCGCAAGTGGTCGATTTGATCTATCAGGATGCGATGCGCACGCCCTATGTGCTCGGACCCGACGTGCTCAACGATATGCGCTTGGTGTCGTTCCGCTTGGACGATCAAACCCGCGACGTGCGTGCCGTCATGGTCGATTTTCTCGATTCGCTCGGCTTTCGCGTGACGAGCAAGAATGGTGTCGATTACGTTGCGAGAAAGGCCCCTGACAGTCGGGCGCGGGCGGATCAGGAAGTGTTCGTCTACCGGCCGCGTTACCGAAGCGCCGAATCGCTGCGCAGTCTAGTGGAGCCTGTGATTGGTTCGCGGTCGATGATGCCGATGTCCGTGATTGCTGCGACGCCGCCCGCTGTGACAAGTCCCGTTCAGGTTCCGGGCGCGCCGATCAGCACTGCGAGCGATATCGCGGCTGCGCCGGTTGCTGTGGGCGTGCAGGCGCGCGGTAACGAGCTGGTGATCGTCGGCTCGCATGATGAAGTCGCGATGCTGCGAAAGCTGGTGCCGGAACTCGATACCGCGCCGGGTGAGGTCGTGGTGCGCGGCTGGGTGTATGAGGTCGCAAACACCGGTTCGGCAAATTCTGCGTGGAGCATCGCGGTTCGGCTGCTGAGCGGTCAGCTTCGGCTTTCGAGCGGCGACACGGCGTCAGACACAAGCGCAATGCGATTCACGGGGCCGGGCGTCGACGCGGCGATATCCGCGCTGAACGCCGATTCGCGTTTCAAGGTTGTCAGCTCTCCGCACGTGCGGATCGTGTCGGGCGAGCGCGTGCGCCTGAATGTCGGGCAACAGGTGCCGACGCAATCGAGCGTGAGCTACCAAGGGTCGAACGGTACGCCCGTTCAGTCGATCACGTATCAGGATGCCGGGTTGATTTTCGACGTGGAGCCGACAGTCATGCGCGATGTGATCGAGCTGAAGGTGCGTGAGGAGATTTCCGATTTCGTCGCGACGAAAACCGGCGTCGACACGTCGCCGACGAAAAACACGCGCCAGCTACAGACGGTCACGCGCTTGAAGGATGGCGAACTGGTGGTGCTCGGCGGGTTGATTCAGGATCGCGACGCGACGGCGCGCAGTGGGTATTCGTGGCTGCCGAGCTTTTTCGATGGTCGATCCAGCTCGAAGCAACGGACGGAGGTGCTGCTCGTGTTGCAGGTGCAGCGGATCTGA
- a CDS encoding zinc-dependent alcohol dehydrogenase family protein, producing the protein MAQTMRIWELDAFGIDRLALAQRPVPKPGAGELLVRVAAVSLNYRDKLVIEGQLMSTKPAMPFTPVSDMCGEVVATGANVARFKPGDRVMGNFWTPWIGGTLPSEMRTSERSLGGPLPGVLAEYVVLPESAVVIAPASLSDAEASTLPVAGVTAWVALVERGQLAPGQTVVVQGTGGVALFGLQIARALGAKVVVLSRHDDKLARAQTLGAWAGINTTRTPKWEDAVLELTAGRGANVIVELIGGDNVMHSVGAIADHGHIVQVGFLASPKMHIDAIPLMLARASIHGVSVGSRQSFEALVHAIDRHAIKPVIDSVYPLSDARAAFEHLDRGPFGKIVVSVRD; encoded by the coding sequence ATGGCGCAGACGATGAGGATCTGGGAACTCGACGCATTCGGCATTGACCGCCTCGCGCTGGCGCAAAGACCCGTGCCGAAACCCGGTGCCGGGGAATTGCTCGTGCGCGTGGCGGCTGTGTCATTGAATTATCGAGACAAGCTCGTGATCGAAGGCCAGTTGATGTCGACAAAGCCTGCGATGCCATTCACGCCCGTCTCCGACATGTGTGGCGAAGTCGTCGCGACGGGCGCAAACGTCGCGCGCTTCAAACCGGGCGACCGCGTGATGGGCAATTTCTGGACGCCATGGATCGGCGGCACGCTGCCTTCCGAAATGCGCACGTCGGAACGTTCGCTCGGCGGGCCGTTGCCCGGCGTGCTCGCCGAATACGTCGTGCTGCCGGAGTCGGCGGTCGTCATCGCGCCCGCGTCGTTGTCCGACGCCGAGGCATCGACGCTGCCCGTCGCCGGCGTAACCGCTTGGGTTGCACTCGTCGAACGCGGGCAGCTCGCGCCGGGGCAGACCGTCGTCGTACAAGGTACCGGCGGCGTCGCCCTCTTCGGCCTGCAGATCGCGCGCGCGCTCGGCGCGAAGGTCGTCGTGCTGTCCCGTCACGACGACAAGCTCGCTCGTGCGCAGACGCTCGGCGCATGGGCGGGCATCAACACGACGCGCACGCCGAAATGGGAGGATGCCGTCCTCGAGCTCACCGCCGGCCGGGGCGCTAACGTCATCGTCGAGCTCATCGGCGGCGACAACGTGATGCATTCGGTCGGCGCGATCGCGGATCATGGTCATATCGTCCAAGTCGGCTTTCTTGCGAGCCCGAAAATGCACATCGATGCGATTCCGCTAATGCTGGCGCGCGCGTCGATCCACGGCGTCTCGGTAGGCAGCCGGCAGTCGTTCGAAGCGCTCGTCCATGCAATCGATCGGCACGCGATCAAACCGGTCATCGATTCGGTCTATCCGCTCTCCGACGCGCGCGCCGCATTCGAGCACCTCGACCGCGGGCCATTCGGCAAGATTGTCGTCTCCGTTCGCGACTGA
- a CDS encoding DUF2778 domain-containing protein: MPISCTFALNNQKFSTLQCPGVGAFPAFSGTGKGRDNPTAVAKKDVGPLPPGRYYIVDRESGGRLGNIRDFVLEHFYGTDRTNWFALYRADGQIDDWTFINGVRRGNFRLHPNGPRGLSEGCVTLVNQRDFVKLRAALKATPMISVPGFAGRAYGTVDVR, encoded by the coding sequence ATGCCGATTTCGTGCACGTTTGCACTCAACAATCAGAAATTTTCGACCCTCCAATGCCCGGGCGTTGGAGCTTTTCCGGCATTTTCGGGAACGGGCAAAGGTCGGGATAATCCGACGGCAGTCGCCAAAAAAGATGTCGGTCCGTTGCCGCCTGGACGCTATTACATCGTCGATCGGGAGTCGGGCGGGCGTTTGGGCAACATACGCGATTTCGTTTTGGAGCACTTCTACGGAACCGATCGGACGAACTGGTTTGCACTGTATCGCGCGGATGGTCAAATTGACGATTGGACCTTCATTAACGGCGTGAGGCGAGGGAACTTCCGTCTTCATCCGAACGGCCCGCGAGGCTTGAGCGAAGGCTGCGTCACCTTGGTGAATCAGCGGGATTTTGTAAAGCTGCGAGCCGCACTCAAAGCAACGCCCATGATCAGCGTGCCCGGTTTCGCCGGTCGCGCATACGGTACGGTCGATGTTCGATGA
- a CDS encoding type II toxin-antitoxin system RelE/ParE family toxin yields the protein MPALIWHPDALEDVARLYDFLVVSSPAAARHAAQIIVDAADLIAENPGIGAPRAEFREWAARFGRSSYVIRYAVLDGDEVLVTRVWHSREHR from the coding sequence ATGCCCGCGTTGATCTGGCACCCAGACGCGCTGGAAGATGTTGCACGGCTATACGATTTTCTCGTTGTAAGCAGCCCTGCGGCTGCGCGCCACGCGGCTCAAATCATCGTGGACGCCGCTGATTTGATCGCTGAAAACCCCGGCATCGGTGCGCCTCGGGCGGAATTCCGCGAATGGGCAGCCAGATTCGGCCGAAGCTCCTATGTCATCAGGTATGCCGTACTGGACGGCGACGAGGTGCTCGTAACCCGGGTATGGCATAGCCGCGAGCATCGTTGA
- a CDS encoding zonular occludens toxin domain-containing protein, with protein MITLITGVPGSGKTLHAVWLLTKIAKGRRVLVDGIRDLAIEHVEIDEPWLRQWHEKAEAHDLIVIDEAQRIYPPTTVSQKPTPDVEQLHVHRHKGVDFILITQHPQRISKTVRDLVGRHIHVRNLFGLKRAMIYEWDHCHNPSSLKDAVKRQWRYPREVFKLYTSAEVHTKKQAVIPKALFVVPIALVLFIVLAVQIFHNARGGFGITPGMEASAPIAATAPSSQSSLSHPSAGAAAQSPDWRVAGRYAIGSAGYVVLATSDGRLRVVSGADFRGEGVRLTGDVDGKMVSGWTGARAGKTEQGERAR; from the coding sequence ATGATCACGCTGATTACGGGGGTTCCGGGGAGCGGTAAGACGCTACATGCGGTCTGGTTGCTGACGAAGATTGCGAAAGGGCGTCGCGTGCTGGTCGACGGGATTCGCGATCTGGCTATCGAGCATGTCGAGATTGACGAACCTTGGTTGCGCCAGTGGCACGAAAAAGCCGAAGCACACGACTTGATCGTGATCGATGAGGCGCAACGCATCTACCCGCCGACGACGGTGAGCCAAAAGCCGACGCCTGACGTGGAGCAACTGCACGTGCATCGTCACAAGGGCGTCGACTTCATCCTTATCACGCAGCATCCGCAGCGAATCAGTAAGACGGTGCGTGATCTGGTCGGGCGGCATATCCACGTGCGCAACCTTTTCGGGCTCAAGCGCGCGATGATTTACGAGTGGGACCATTGTCACAACCCAAGTAGCCTGAAAGACGCGGTGAAACGGCAATGGCGTTATCCGCGCGAGGTGTTCAAGCTTTATACGAGCGCTGAAGTCCATACGAAAAAGCAAGCGGTCATTCCCAAGGCGTTGTTTGTCGTGCCGATCGCGTTGGTGCTGTTCATCGTGCTCGCCGTGCAGATTTTCCATAACGCGCGCGGTGGCTTCGGCATTACGCCCGGAATGGAGGCTTCCGCGCCAATCGCGGCGACAGCGCCGTCGTCGCAGTCCTCACTGTCGCATCCGTCGGCCGGTGCTGCGGCGCAGTCGCCAGATTGGCGCGTTGCGGGGCGTTACGCGATCGGCAGTGCGGGCTACGTTGTGTTGGCCACGTCGGACGGCCGGTTGCGTGTGGTGTCCGGCGCGGATTTTCGCGGCGAGGGTGTGCGGTTGACAGGCGACGTTGACGGAAAGATGGTGAGCGGGTGGACGGGCGCGCGAGCGGGGAAAACAGAACAAGGCGAGAGGGCAAGATGA
- a CDS encoding major capsid protein yields MKKMIAAALSFASVGAFAADAGMPAMDVSVVVDSIKSIGPSVALVGGAVLALAAVTYGYRVIKGFIGR; encoded by the coding sequence ATGAAAAAGATGATTGCAGCAGCACTGAGCTTCGCGAGCGTGGGTGCGTTCGCGGCGGACGCGGGTATGCCGGCGATGGACGTGTCGGTCGTCGTGGATTCGATCAAGAGTATCGGGCCGAGCGTCGCGCTCGTCGGCGGTGCGGTGCTCGCGCTCGCGGCAGTGACGTACGGCTACCGCGTGATCAAGGGCTTCATCGGTCGTTGA